The region AGAGCAGCgtcaacacacacaagcatgcacgCTGCTCCTGTGCCAGGAAAGCAAGGTTACAGCTGCAGCGTAGTTACGTGACGTAGCCCAAGCAGCTCGCGCCTCACCCTGTATGTGGTCCTTTTTCAAGTCTATCCTCTCCAACATCGGGATGAGATAGGCTCCACTCTTGCCTGTTCCATTCTTTGCACGAGCCAGAATGTCTCTTCCAGACAAGGCGATAGGAATGCTCTCCTCCTGCAAGAACACAGAACTCACTGGTCTCAACGCGTCGACGCAAGTCCGCCTCTTTTCACACAAAGGAGCAGTAGCTTGGTTGCTGCTTGGCCAACACTTTTCAATTGGGCATTCAGACTATAAGTGCTGGATTTCAATGATAAACCAGTTCTTCTGTGCCCATGTCTTCACAATTAAGGCCTCCTTGTGTGACATAAATGTCACCAATActccaaaacaaaacaaccagaTCAATGATGGTTTACTCTTATCAAAGGCAAGGCCAGTAACCAGACTTATGTGTGTAGCGTTCTCCATTTGTTAGGACTCCCATTCAGTGACTTTAAATTTCAACTTACCTGGATGGGAGATGGTTTCTCCCAACCCATCTCAAATATGCCCATGAGAAGTTCTCTTTTGAGGCAGTAATCTTCAAATTCATTCCCCTTCGTAGATGTCACATCCTACAGCAGATAGGTTAATGTCAGGATTCCAGGAGAAAACACGATTTGAGCCAAAGGTTAAAGAACAAATGAAGTTAGCAAGACTCACAGAGGTTCTGACTCTGTGGTCTTTGGGGGGGAGCTTGAGATTTCTTTTCCAGTCATCTCCAAACTTGATGCCTCCTCCATCCTGGGGGCCTCCACCTGCAGTCTGAGATGGAGCCAAAGCCtttcctggagctgctgaagcagacTGGACTGACACCGGTTTCGTCTGTCCTCTGAGTTGTCCGTTCTGCTTGTTCAGTCCCAGGATAACTGGGCCAACAGTTTCTGTTCTGGTAGTCGCCATTTTGCTAACttacaagttttttttctttaaaggttttttaCTGTAAGGATGTTCtttaaaaaatcttttgaaaagtaaaaaaaataaagcattaacaaataatattCTCTTTTTTGTAAACTCCAAAGCTTTCCCGACAGAATTCAGTTCATAGTATTAACATATACACATGAATGTGCACTCCCACCTCCTTTAACCACAGTGGCTGAAGCACAAAAACTAttttctttacaaaaaaaaaagaagaaaaaaaaagctcttcaaaatgaagagaaatatgCACGGGTATACTTGCTCACAATATAGAAGAATTATATGTGAACAAGTTTCAAAAAGGGTTCAAGTCCTGAAATAGAACAACTAAGGCAATCTCAGCTCGGAGAACAGCTTCTTCAATAGTTGACTGTTTCAAAACTGAGCGATGTTTCCTGTCTTCACTGAGTCCAGAGATAAAGTTGCTCAACAGGCTTGTCTTTGAGAAAAGGATGTCCGACTCTGTACAAGTTTCCCCCCACTAAATCTGAAGTCTCTTTATTTCCACTGTGGAGGAAAACTGGATCCTGAAATCACAACTCACACGGGGGTCTATTCCCAAGAGTCAACACTGTTCACCCCCTTTGAGTTCTCCCTGTaaatcttctcctccagctccacgtcCTCATCCACCGTCTGCAACAGTCTTCCACAGGTGGTGTGCGCAGGATGCAAGAGTGGCTGCAAATAACTTATTGCCTCCTCTGTCAGCCAACAACTCAAAACTTGTCacctaaaaaaaatcaaaaggacAAACATTCAAAGTCAAACCTGATCATTTCTGATCGTGTTGCTAATTTCTGCGATGTCTGATCGGCACAATAAAACAGGCCCAAGAGCAGGAGCATGGCTACAGTCTACTTCTGGAAGTCTACTCATTCATGCATAAATTCCAGTCTGAGCCAAACTGGCCTAGACACTATTGATGCGTCTGACCTGCAAGATAAAAAGCATTAATGCATAAAAATGAGGCAAATAATTAAAGAAGGGAAAACTCGTGCTCATTATGGCTCAACTCGGGCAGGATAAACCAATGAAGAGTGGATTCAGGATGTGTCAGCTGGCTTCCTCCAACAGATTAACAGTTTGCTGTTCACCAGCGCTGATGATTGTTCTACTTGTACTAAGCTTCGATATTGAGACAAAGGCAGCAGCTACACTAAAATCCAGGTTAATCTGTATGAGAGAAAGTTCTGAAGACTACTTGGTTGTGTTTAGAAAATGGGGTGAGCAGTCGTGAGCACACTTTGGCAGCGCCATACATCTAATCTTGCTGACTGGTTTGTTATTTGGACAAGTTGGTAAGATTCTGGTGACTGGGATAGAGGAAGATATTCACAACATAAACCTACTGGAGTCTTAACCAATCTCATTACTTACTCATTTTGTGCCAAAAACGTCTTCTTGCCATAATTTtggtaaataaatagagaatcTACTTTTACcttgatgggaaaaaaacatttccacTTTTTTAATGTCAGAAATATTCGTAATGTTAAAAACAACCATTGACCAAACGTACACTTCAAAAACAGTGTGAGCAACATGACATCTAAACTTACTTTAGAGGTGATAGTTGAACCTCAACTCCAGCAACTCACAAGCTTCGACAGCTAACtggctaacagctaacaggctaaccgGATTAGGCTCGTCTTCTGGTGCAGATCAGCGAACTACAAATTAGGGTAAGGGACAGGGGaagaaaagtaaagaaaacactcaaaatctgcCAAAATGAATCTGCTTTTCAAACAGAATCTTTGCTTTCTGAGGCTGACCAGAAGCTCAGATGGCGCTAACTCTGTGACTATTTCATCGTTTTACGTTTAGAAGAGAAACCTACTGTCCACTCCTGGACAActacagaaaaataaatcacgGTGATTCAAATGGAACTTTCTGGTTCTTAATCATATAAGAATAACCAGGGCTCTCTGAAGGTTGGCTATAAGAACAATATCAACGACGTCAGCCGACAGAGTTAAAGCAGCCAAAAACAGCTAAGACGTCGCAACGTTGGCGCTCCGAgatgttttcaaatttaaattatGGGTAAACGCTTTAAATTTGACAGCAATTATATAATAgtaacattaaaaatatatcatcaatactataaaacaaaatcacattGTTAGCTTCGACGCTAATACGGAACAAATAACTTCACTTCACTAACGCTAGCtatgtgctaatgctaacagatcGAATATTTTTAAAAGGTACGAGACGATGTCTAATCGCCACAAACCTACTTTGTTTTTCCCGTTATCTTCAAATGAATTTTCTCTGAGTGGTTGGTTATCGACTTTTGCAATAATCTGGATTTATAACTGAATTTTGGTTTGAAATAATTCTGTTCTATTGTAAGTCTTCCTTTAATATGTCCGTCCTCTTCGCGTTTTCTTCTTCGACGGTCACTCTTGTTTATCACATGTGAGACGCTACGATACTACTGCCACCTACTGTGCTGCTTGGTTACTGCAAgtagaaaatgtcatttataaATAAACAATCCGgtttttctaaaattaaaagtaaacaaaacaaactggtcagaaacAATTTCTATGAAAGTTAAGGtttcaaataacaaaaaaatgcaGTCTTTTATTTAGACAAATGAAACTGTGTCCATGTAGGTTGTCATACTAATCCATAAAGGTCTAGCAAAGAGTCGACTAACTGTTGAGAGCGACTGGACGATGGTTCTCCTCTAATCTGAAAGGGTTCTTCACTTCTAACTGGTTTGGTGGGAGTTGAAACTATTTAAGCTAAGACAGTATGAAAAGGCTGAATGTCCATCATAGATGGGGGTCGGGGGGTAGGTTTCATGAATAGCTGTTGTTAACGTTTGACAGCTAGACAAAGACCATGGAAACCACTTGATGAAAGTGCCCATCAGCAGAGCATCTAAATAGGAGAGAACTCAGCAGTGTGGATGGAAGGTTCTGCCTCAGTCCTCCCGCTTAAAAGAAGCCATGTCAGGCTAGAACAACCATCCCTGATTAGAGGAGGGCCTTTGCCTCTGCTGATAAACATTAGTTATTCATGACAGGCAAATTGTGAGCAGTTATGCTGCAGCTACACATGGACAattaatgaaataaacatgCTGAAAACTGCGAGGACCAACAAAAGCACAGTTTGTAACTGTCAGAATCAGCACTAGTATGATGAGGTGAACAATTAAACACATCTTCAGACATTAAAGAGTTCAGGAGTTTTATTATCATCAGAATAACATCAAACTGCATCTGAACACAGCCTTGATTTCATTTAGATTTTAATTTCTGCATGACATTGCAGTAAATACTATATTATTTTACAGTACAAGTGACCCCCCACTCCTTCAATCGCTGGTAAACTCAAGGTGGAAGCACCCTGATCAATAAGATGTTCACACACAACTagataaacattaaaaacacatgaaagaaTCTCCATCCTGGCAACAAAGGCaatgcttttcttttcatttgtgtcATCTGAGCAGCAGCTTAAAGGCATTAAATTGTGCATCCATGTTATCCAAATAGAAATACATCTTGTAAAAACACTTCTTTCCATAAGAGCTTATATaaagttaaaagaaaataaagtggaCAGTGATAGTTTCTAAAAAGGTTGTGCAGTTAAGGCTTGAAGTGCATGTACTTAACATACAACTGTACAgcttctgtctgtttctgtagAATTCTCCCTTCTTTGTTTCTTACCCTTCCTCCTCAGACATTAGTTTTTCACCTGAGAACACCAACAGACTGGAATCAGTCACACGTGTGTTTTGTACCGTTGGACCTTTGTGCTGAGCATTTCAGGCTTTCTTGCTGGAAAATCTTTCTGAGTTCCTCCACGCAGACGGAGGAGGCCACTTCTGTCTCCTTGGCCAGCTGCGACAGGCTCAGGAAGCCGTGAGGGAGGTCCTCCACCACTGTGAGACTCACAGGCTGGCCCATGTCTCGAAGCTTCCTGGCGAACATCACAGAATCATCCAGCAGGGCGTCGAGAGCAGAGGCCTGCGGAGGGGGAAGAAACAACAATCAGTCACCAGATCAACCAGCAAATGGTTCCAATGGATCCAAAAAATGACCTTTCCCAAGAGTGAGTGGTTATTTAGGCTGACAAATGTAGTATTGAATCTGTGAGGTTGGACGTTCGTCTCTTACCACTATGTGTACTGGTGGAAGGCCTCGCAGCAGGTTGTTGGGGGCCAGCAAAGGTGACACAAAGGGGTTCCTAATaatgggacaggaagtgagggaaaCGAAAGCTTGGCACTCGGAGCGCAGCGGCTGGAAGCCCTCAGGGTAGCCGACGTGAGACCTGTGGTGTCCCGCGGACACGTCGGGGGATGTTCTGAGCGTGACATTGCTTTGGGTTCTCCTCATCGTTGATGTGGGTGATCCAGGCCCTGACGTGCGCCCGGGCTCCAGGAAAGAAGAGATCCAGTTGGAGGCACCTTGGGTGAGATCGCTGAGCAGCACAGCCGTGTTTCTTCTGAGGGAGCTGACAGAGTGACGCCCCATCGTAGGATGCACCGTCCCCCAGTCTGTCCCTGGCAGATTTGATGGAACATGAACAACAGTTCCATCATTGGCTGCTTTCAGGTGGGATCCAGCTCAACCTTACAAAAGTCTGACCAAGATTATTTATCAGTCTCCAGATGGTCGCAGTAAGAATACGAGCACGTGAGCTCTGCGACCTTTTAGCAAACACATTCTCTTTCTTTGTTCTCCTTACAGTTAGTGTTGCTTGTTTCCTCTCCTATCAAGCCTTCAAATCCCCGTCGCTCAGGTGTgaaacatcacctacctgcatAAGCATTGACGCACTTTGTGAGAACTCCTAAAGGCAAGAAGGGGTCGATGAGGGTGAGGAGGCGCGACGGCGAGGCATCGGTGGTCAGTAGAGTTGCGGGATACGCTGTCATGACGCCATCAGGGACTCGGACGCCGTTGGACAAGGCCTTCATGGACACGGTGATGCAGAGATTTCCTCCAGCACTGTCACCTGCCAGACACACCCGATCTGCAGTGGAACCTGCAACGCGTACACTCAGTTCAGATACCCCAAAGGAAGAAAGACGAAAGGATTAATAGAATCATAATGATGCTCTCCTTTGCTTTTTAGCTTGTATTCTGCATCTGAAGGAGCATTCTGGGTGCTTTTCAGGGTCTTTTACACGTTAAAAGTAAAGATCTCAATCAAGAATATTTTTTCTAGTATCTGTATTTGGGAATGAGGTCTTTTAAATGCACTCAGGCTCCCCCACATTTAGACAGATATGAGGTGACTGTaatgggtgggggtgggggggtcgtaCCCAGCAGATGACAGTGCTGGAGAGCCCAGCAGTAAGCGTAGAAACATTCCTCCAGAGCTCTGGGAAACGGAGCCTCAGGAGACAGAGAGTAGTCCACCGAGACAATGGGGACGTTTAGCTCCTTTGACCACATCCGCAGATAATTCTGATGCAAAGGCAAAGAAGGAAAGATGCAAATTAAATATCAGATGTGATCAAAAGTGTCCGCACTAAGAGACCTCAGTTGTATTTTACCTCATGAGATTTGGAGGTTTGGGCCACAAACCCCCCGCCATGGAAGTGGATGAGCAGCCAGGGAGAGAGGGGCTGTTTCTGGACCCAGGGCAGCTGGGACACCGAGATGGATGGGGGGTCCTCCCGGGAAAAAGACAGAAGCTCCTCACTGTCCTGGAAcaacagagagagaggtggtggagatgatcagcatcaccagcatcaccagcatcaccagcaccaccaccaccattatcaccatcaccatcaccaccatcatcattatcaccatcatcatcactgcgCTACAACAGTTTTGCTTCTTTTGTTTTACGTTACATTTCAGTGGAAGTGATTTTAATCGTGGTTTGACCAGCAGGTTTAAGTTTAGTCTGTCAGCAAAACTGAGAATGCTCGACAACATGAAGCAAAGATTGAATGATTGTCAAAGTAACATTTCAACCACGCTCTGAACGGTCCAGATCCGCGAGGACTGCGAGGACTCACCTGTCCTTCTCGCAGCTCGCAGGAGATTAGTCGGACGTGGACAGGCCCCGGGCCCCAGTGAGCGACCGGGGGTGAGACAGTGGTCGTTAGACGAGGGTCTGCTGCCAGTGGCACGTGCAGCGTGACGGGAGGCAACGTCAGGGTGACGTTAACCTGCACCGGGCTAGAGGCCATCCTGCTGAAACCCTGCAGAGCCACAGGCAGACACTCAGAAGCATGTGAGGGTAGAGGGGGCGGGAGATGGGCTGACCGTGCCTACTGTTAAAAGGCCAGATTCTGTCAGGTTCCAGAAGGACTTCCAAAAGTGCATGTCCAGGTTTTGAGTAATACGTTCAAACTCAGCGCCTCGCAGCTCCGGGTCAATGACGTACTTAGCAGatgtgaggagggagagggcAGCCATACCTGGAAAAGGAACACATATGGAACAGCCACAACAGGAGGGTATCACAGAAGAGCCATGATGGGACTAACCCAAGCCCGGCTGCTGTTTACCATACATCTCCCCATATGAGACCATGCTAATGACGACAGTCTGGAGAAGGGGACGCAGCGCTGGTGAGAACTGTGAACCAAAAAACACAGGTACAAATATGGAATTTATTAAGAACCCTTAAACCGGAAAGAGCTTTGGACTTTATGGCAGACCTGAAAGCCCAGACAGCGGCCATAGAAGCAGGCTTTGTGCATGGAGCTGTACTCCTGCACAAACTGGCGGCTCAGGTCCGTGTGCGGCAGAGAGTAGAGCTCGCCGCGCACGTTGTCgttgagcagctgctgggccAGATGCAGGAGGGCTCGCAGCTGACACAGAGCGTTGCAATAAGCCTCCATCTCAGAGGCATTGTGCTCCGCCCTGAAGAAGGCGCTGTTGCAGTTAGAGGCGATATATCGGCCCTTGTGAATGATGTGAAAAAGACAAGACTGCAAGacctgaaagagaggaagagcatcAGGAGTCTAGTCCAATATTTTCATCCAGTATTTCTCTTTCCATTTCAACACataaacattttctttcctctgaCAAGACCTTTCACTATTCACTCTTTCACTATTCCTTTCGCTTCTCTCGAGCCTTGTAGGGGGTCTTTCCACAGGCCTCACCCAGACAACATATCCGACACATGAAGCAGCAGATCAAACATCTACAGCCCAACATGCCAACGCTCAGCCGCTCGTAcctttaccagtgtgcggtAGCCGTTTCCTGGCGTCTGTGCATCAAAGTCATAATGGTGGAAGACGGAGATGAATCCAGCGACCACGGGCTCCAGGACTCGGCCATGTTCCTGAATCTCTTTCATGCAAGTGACCAAACGCGTGGCAACGGCGCCGTACGGCATGTCAGAAGGTGCACACATATTAGAAATGATGTCTTCGCACACGGTGTCCAGGGTTGTAAACACCACTTTGTAATCCATATCTAAAGCTGTGGAGAAGAAGAGGCAAAAGCAGGTCACCTGTGTTATATCGCTGCCTCTTACTGACGCAGCAGACATGTGATGCGTGATGTTCATACGGCTCCGACAAACGGGGTCGTCACTCGAATGGTAAACACAGTTCTTATCGACCTCAACAACAACTTGCAAGAGAGCGTCTCGCTGCTACGCTGATTACAGACTTATCTGCCCAGGTCAACGGTTAAAGTTGCTGTTCAGGCTGATGAGCGTGTGGACAGCAGTCACCAAGGCGCGACGTCTCAGGCGTCAACTCTAGATCCACAGCATGTGGTTCAGAATGTGGACAGAAGACACTGAAAGGGTCTACGGTAAGATTCGGACGAGGACCTGCGTGATTCTGacttcacacaaaaacaaaccaaaactcCAAAACTGGACAGTGAGAAAACATCCACAGGCTACAACAGCAAAGTGTTGTCCTGCATCTCAGCTATTATTTATATTCTAAAGTCTTCCGGTTCCAAACCCCAGTAAAATCGGACGTTGTTAAGTGGGTTCCGACTTTAAAATCGTTTTCCCCCAACTTCTCTTCAGCTCACTAACAATCACGTATATAACACTGTTACTCATGAGGGCGGGACACCACACCCAGAGGAACAGTCACAATTTCTGAGGAATCGTCTAGTCACATTTATACATAAGCAAAACGAGCTGCTTGGCCTTGATCGTTGCGTGATAAAGGGTCAAAGTCCATCAGATCCTTTGATCCTATTTGCTGTTATTTCTGGACCATCCTGGAAATTCCTGGATCAGAGATGATCAACATAAAATCATCTGTTCCTGGATCCATGATCACCATTTCCTCCAAATACCAGTACTTTATGTTACCACGCTCCTAACCTCTGGACGGATACACATAAAAGCATATCTCCCAGCGCCGGCGTCAGTGTGAACATCTCTAAAACAAATTACAGTTAAATAGACTTTTGACAATGTTGACATAAGCGTACAAATATAATTGCCTTCACAAATTATGGAAACTGAGACAATTGGGCAGGCATGCCAGAACACCGGCATGAATACCAGGACCCAAAACTTCATGAACTTGTTTATCTGTGCTTTTAAAGCTGTGCAAAGGTTCGTTTTTCCCTCAGACAACTCATAACTAAGTCAAATGCCCTTTTAAAGGACCTAAACATCTTTATTTGAGACTAGCGCCGCTTTCCTGGTCCACTGGGACACCTCAGGAGACCTTTCGGTTTCCTTCCCTTTATTAGCAGCCAGCAGGACAGCTGAGCGATGACGTGACCGTGTCAACAGCCGAGCCAACCCTGGGCAACAACAGTGTAAATACAGTGTAAATATAGTGTAAATACAAGCACAGCCGGGTGACCCTGAAAATGTCAGCAACAATGGAGCTGTCGCACTCCACAGTTGACAACTTGACTCCCAGCAACAGGTTTCACGGACGCCAGCGGtggctgttcgttcactagttCCGTCAAACGCACCGATAAATTGCCAGCTAATATCCGAGACACCGCCAAAGGGGTGAAAAACGACACCGCTAGGCGCGTTTGGAAGGGTTACAGCCGCGGAAGAGACAGTCGGAGAGTTGTCTTGCCTTCAGTCCGCCCGCATCTTCTTCCTCGATGTTGTGTGTGAGTCCCGAGGAATGCTGGGAAACGTCGCGTGAGGGACGGGAGCCCGGCATGCTAACGTGGTTGCTAACACTAATTAGTTCCCTGAAATTATTACTTTTCCACCTGTAAAACTCTACAAATAGTCATTATTCCTTACAGTCGGTCTGCGAAAAGTCTCGTCAAATGAGACGTTCTAACTGCTGTAGTAATCAGAAAAGGTCTATTTTATTCTCATATTATTTGCAATATATTATTTTAGCTCATTTTCTCCTACTTGTACTCTTTattgattttgttattttattaaaatatattttttaaattattgtcCATTTATTTAGAATACACATATTCCCCATTAACTACCATGCAAAATAAGGCAATGAGAAGTGTTTGTAATGAGTACAAAACTAATGCAAAGCATCACTGTGATGTTACTGTTATGTTATCAAGCTGTTAATGGGGAATATGTGTGCACTAAACTTTTATCTGAAGTGTGAATTGAGATTAAATATCACTGACATCAACTTCCTTGTGTCAAATGCACAGTCATTAGGAGCTTATAGATGGTCAACTCCTAGTTAATTGTGTAATAAATAGAGAATTGAACAAGTTGACAATTCTGTTGTAATGAATTATGAAGCATCAATATCATGCCAAAACACAGTTAGTAAGCAGGACGTTAAGGGGGTGCCTGTGTTCCCTACACACTTTTCAGTGAAGTGGATGCCCTGTGGAATATTATCAACATATTTACAGTCACCAACATCACGTGTAATTTCTCCTGTCGATCATTATTACATTTATGAGTCACATTATTGTTGACTTCCTGATGTCACCTAACATTCTCTTCATTAactgtcatttcattttttctttaataaaagaaaaaaaaccatagAGAAATGAAGTTGTTCGGGTTTTATGGAGCTTTAAAAGGTTGCATGTTGCTTTTCAATTGGGTCGGTGTGTCTAACATATATAGTGTAAAATATATCGTGTGACATATATAGTGCAACATGCATTGTGCAACAGAAATACAGTAGTGGCTGCCTTGTTTAACTTTAATCTGCATGAAGGAAATGATAAATTACCAGCTTATAATATGGACAACAGATACCGGTACTGTATTTAATGGTGTTCAGTAGCTGCTCAGTCATCTTCAATCTTTTTTGAGTATGTAAAAGTATTCTCCACATCACCATAGCCTGTATTCTAATTACTTTTGGTACCTTGCCAAAAACGGGATTTTTATAATATACCCTAAATTGCGTCATGACTGTAAATTTGTGTATAGAGATCTTATCACAGATTAAAGAATTCTTACTGTTAAGGCTGTCAAGAATGAATGAGGTTGAGAAATCTATTTTGGTTTCTTTATTTCCCACAGAACTTCCTGAAAGGCTGTACGTCACCGCAGCCActtgtttattttctgttatctctgcTTCATAATTATTGGATCATGTAAGGAGGAACAATGAGCCAACACCAGTTGCTCCCAGTGAGCAGCTGCCTCTACTGCTGACTGTTCAACTTACAAATATATAGATTCCTCCCAAAGAGGAATTTCCACATTGCTGTTTGAGAACATCCACCTTTACATCCACCTTCTATGcggtggtctgctggagctgtggaagctcagagagggacaggaagagactcagcAAACTGGTTagaagggctggctcagtcctggactgttctctggaccCCAATgacgaggtgggtgagaggaggatgttagctaagctgacatcaattatggacaccccctctcacccctacacgagactgtgggggccttaagcagctccttcagcagcagactgttacacccacggtgtaaaagggagcgttaccgcaggtcattaaTCCCAACggccgtcagattgttcaacatgcactaCTCCTAATgcagcaccaataacccagggttggcatatttgcactaactaatcatcctacctctggaatgtcttatttgcaccttcatttttcttcacactgtctccttctgtacataatttttaatttctgtatatactgaataatgtacatagtaatgtacataatataagagtctttttattttttttattttagtacttttctgtattgtacaccacgggctaccgctgtaacgtgtaatttcccGGATGTGGGATCTATAAAGtttccttatccttatccttatccttatccttatccttatccttatccttaacaGCACCTTTAGACAGCAGGGAGAACTCCTGCATCTCAGAACAGCCCTCAGCCttggtggttagggttaagggttggTTAGTGGTTGTGTTCCGTTCCAATAACTGTGGTTTGCTGTGTTGTTCTTGTTCTTCCATTTCCATATTATTTAATGGAGATTACTTTTTATCCTGTTCTAGCAGCTAAGATAACATTGGTGATGGATCCGTGAAtgtagcctaaccctaacccagtccACAGTCATGTCAAGGGGGTCTTCCATCTGTGCAGATGGCAGAAATGATGTAAACTCAGATTAAAATGTCCACCCACGATGATTCATATCCagttatcttttttttattattccatCTAAATGCCAGCCCAGTTCATTGGAATAGACTGGTTAAATGTTGACCTTTGATCCACTGAAATGATAAGCAGCATTTTAGGTTTTGGTGTTTATCATCAGTCAGACATGTTTCTTGTAAAAGGCCATATCCAAATCATGGCACGTGCGAAATAAAAATAAGTTTCTTCTTTATATGAAGGAAACCTTTAAGGCTTGATGTCCTGTAATGTAATTAAGCTGGTTTACTGATTAATGCAGTGCTTGAAAGCTGTTTCCCTGGCAGTTGCAGGTTGACCATTTCCTCATACTGGAAGTAACAAAGATACAAGAAAAACTTTAGAATTGCTTTAGATTTAGAACAACCTTGAATaattctaatctaatctaatctattcTAAACCTGCAGATGGTAGAAAGACATCTGCAGCTACAGCTGTGGGCCACATTGGGAAGCACTCACAGCCACCTTGGTCCCAGCATAAATATTCATATGGAGGTCTCACAACAGGGgtggcacggtggtgtggtggttagcactgttgcctcacagcaagaaggccccgggttcgatccccggttgggactgattggggactttctgtgtggagtttgcatgttctccctgtgcctgcgtgggttctctccgggtactccggcttccttccacagtccaaagacatgcatgattggggattaggttaattggaaactctaaattgcccgtaggtgtgagtgtgagagtgaatggttgtgtatgtgttagccctgcgattgactggcgaccaatccagggtgtaccctgcctccg is a window of Takifugu flavidus isolate HTHZ2018 chromosome 21, ASM371156v2, whole genome shotgun sequence DNA encoding:
- the lipea gene encoding lipase, hormone-sensitive a, with translation MDYKVVFTTLDTVCEDIISNMCAPSDMPYGAVATRLVTCMKEIQEHGRVLEPVVAGFISVFHHYDFDAQTPGNGYRTLVKVLQSCLFHIIHKGRYIASNCNSAFFRAEHNASEMEAYCNALCQLRALLHLAQQLLNDNVRGELYSLPHTDLSRQFVQEYSSMHKACFYGRCLGFQFSPALRPLLQTVVISMVSYGEMYGKQQPGLGMAALSLLTSAKYVIDPELRGAEFERITQNLDMHFWKSFWNLTESGLLTGFSRMASSPVQVNVTLTLPPVTLHVPLAADPRLTTTVSPPVAHWGPGPVHVRLISCELREGQDSEELLSFSREDPPSISVSQLPWVQKQPLSPWLLIHFHGGGFVAQTSKSHENYLRMWSKELNVPIVSVDYSLSPEAPFPRALEECFYAYCWALQHCHLLGSTADRVCLAGDSAGGNLCITVSMKALSNGVRVPDGVMTAYPATLLTTDASPSRLLTLIDPFLPLGVLTKCVNAYAGTDWGTVHPTMGRHSVSSLRRNTAVLLSDLTQGASNWISSFLEPGRTSGPGSPTSTMRRTQSNVTLRTSPDVSAGHHRSHVGYPEGFQPLRSECQAFVSLTSCPIIRNPFVSPLLAPNNLLRGLPPVHIVASALDALLDDSVMFARKLRDMGQPVSLTVVEDLPHGFLSLSQLAKETEVASSVCVEELRKIFQQESLKCSAQRSNGTKHTCD